The Chloroflexia bacterium SDU3-3 genome has a segment encoding these proteins:
- a CDS encoding AAA family ATPase — MHISRIEIVNFRNFSNLEVFLGEHAVIVGENKVGKSNLLYALRLILDPSLSDSARNLRQEDFWDGLNRPLTKDHQITISIDITDFENNENLLAILAEHLIQPNPMVARLTYVFQPLPGLQGNPVKDADYEFFIYGGGRLGNRISYEVRRRLPLELLPALRDCANDLERWTRSPLRPLLNKAASTITQPLLEELAKGVDEATERIAHVPEVDKVARSISSKLERMVGSAQMLDNVLRFSSADPDMLIRTLRLFIDGGKRGIGNASLGSTNLLYFALKSLEYDQLAEDGDRDHTFLAIEEPEAHLHPNLQRLIFRHYLRPRDAAENNMVGPSSTILMTTHSPHVVSVTPIKDLVLLRRNNSGNATEAVSTVGLNFSDADIADLERYLDINRGEILFARGIILVEGDAERFLLPVLARQQGIDLDELGISICSVSGINFGPYLNLLGPKGLNIPVIAFTDMDPPKKDGEDQEPQGPKRVAYQMLVHLIEETIYQGKELYELLSMAEEYGIYINGYTFEVDLFQSGLSSSFATSMESLDCSKPAKERMKTWSVNPDSLVIEKFLKDIESVGKGRFAQRLASIILMNDAKECPEYIAKGLEYIIRRCQYE, encoded by the coding sequence GTGCATATTTCACGAATAGAAATTGTGAACTTTCGAAACTTCTCCAATCTGGAAGTGTTTTTAGGAGAGCATGCCGTAATAGTTGGTGAAAACAAGGTTGGTAAGTCTAATTTGCTATATGCATTGCGGTTAATTCTTGACCCCTCCCTTTCTGATTCTGCCCGGAATCTTCGTCAAGAAGATTTCTGGGATGGTCTTAATCGACCTCTTACTAAAGATCACCAGATCACCATTTCTATAGATATTACAGATTTCGAAAACAACGAAAATTTGTTGGCTATTCTGGCTGAACATTTGATTCAACCCAATCCGATGGTAGCTCGACTAACATATGTTTTTCAGCCGCTTCCAGGACTTCAGGGTAATCCGGTCAAAGATGCTGACTATGAGTTCTTTATATATGGTGGTGGCCGATTAGGAAATCGTATTAGTTATGAGGTTCGGCGACGCCTTCCACTTGAGTTGCTGCCAGCATTACGTGATTGCGCGAACGATCTAGAAAGATGGACACGCTCTCCTCTCCGACCACTCTTGAATAAAGCTGCTAGCACTATTACTCAACCTTTGCTTGAAGAACTTGCAAAAGGGGTAGATGAAGCTACAGAGAGAATAGCACATGTCCCTGAAGTCGATAAAGTTGCGAGATCTATCAGTAGTAAACTTGAGAGAATGGTTGGCTCAGCGCAGATGCTGGATAATGTTCTGAGGTTTTCATCGGCTGATCCGGATATGCTTATTCGAACCCTTCGATTGTTTATTGATGGTGGAAAGCGTGGGATTGGAAATGCTAGTTTGGGCTCTACAAATCTGCTTTACTTTGCGCTGAAGTCACTAGAGTATGACCAACTAGCAGAAGATGGAGATCGAGACCACACTTTCTTAGCAATTGAGGAGCCTGAAGCCCATCTTCACCCGAACTTGCAACGGTTAATCTTTCGGCATTATTTGAGGCCACGTGATGCCGCTGAGAACAATATGGTTGGACCATCCTCTACTATTCTAATGACTACTCATTCACCCCATGTAGTAAGTGTAACTCCTATAAAAGATCTCGTATTGTTACGGCGTAATAATTCTGGCAATGCAACAGAGGCTGTTTCAACCGTTGGCCTAAATTTTTCAGATGCAGACATTGCAGATTTAGAGCGTTATCTTGATATCAATCGAGGAGAGATTTTGTTCGCACGTGGCATCATCCTTGTTGAGGGTGATGCTGAACGATTTCTTCTTCCCGTTTTAGCTAGACAGCAGGGGATTGATCTAGATGAGTTAGGCATTTCTATTTGTTCTGTTTCTGGGATAAATTTTGGACCATATCTTAATTTGCTTGGTCCCAAGGGGTTAAATATACCCGTTATTGCATTTACGGATATGGACCCACCTAAAAAAGACGGAGAAGATCAAGAACCACAAGGACCTAAACGTGTAGCTTATCAGATGTTGGTTCATCTAATTGAAGAAACTATATACCAGGGAAAAGAACTTTACGAATTATTGTCTATGGCGGAAGAATATGGCATATACATTAACGGCTATACATTTGAAGTAGATTTATTTCAGTCAGGTCTTAGTAGTTCGTTTGCTACATCTATGGAAAGCCTTGATTGTAGTAAACCAGCTAAAGAAAGAATGAAAACATGGTCTGTAAACCCAGACTCTCTAGTTATAGAGAAATTTCTAAAAGATATCGAGAGTGTTGGAAAAGGAAGATTTGCTCAGAGACTTGCATCTATTATTTTAATGAATGATGCAAAGGAGTGTCCAGAATATATTGCTAAGGGTTTAGAGTATATCATTAGGAGGTGTCAATATGAATAA
- a CDS encoding ATP-dependent helicase produces MNKLSYIIASESLRDNEGQWSAYESKGNCVILAGPGSGKTKTLTIKMARMLAEDIKAPRSIACITYNNYCVRELQRRLLDLGVYDGERVVISTLHSFCLQHIVIPYANISGFPIPDILNVATTEEQNEFWAIAVARVFGSSENPRDLTFRRDLYRHTHLDRDKDQWHADDENISKSIELYEQGLLDSGLIDFDMMIIFGLMLVEKYDWVRKCLKARFPIIVVDEYQDLGFALHRIVLSLCVKAGIRLVAVGDPDQSIYGFTGADPSLVQDLAGKPDIERIQLKLNYRCGSAIIRASEIALGEYRGFRAGTEESGVLYIHEKPSGFDEQASFICKTIIPDAIKRREGRRFGDIAILYRDKYHGDKISMAVENEGWDFIRIDQGNPYIRTPIIFWLEDCAAWCGGGWEIGNPHLSELVRKWQNFNYTVTTDADRRILRHNLVKFLYSHRNTDQYLRDWLSEFREACLDFSLNREPRLREEVIAISKLAGVCDLGSRLAGFTVLAFGGQRGTGTHLNLMTLHSAKGLEFDVVILPFLEEGILPNYRAKKEKQMQEERRLFYVGLTRARHEVHLLYSGWYSTPYGRHINGGESRFITEVRHLIS; encoded by the coding sequence ATGAATAAGCTTTCCTACATTATTGCATCTGAATCTCTTCGTGATAATGAAGGCCAATGGAGTGCGTATGAGTCCAAAGGTAACTGTGTTATTTTGGCTGGGCCTGGTAGTGGTAAGACTAAGACATTGACAATTAAGATGGCAAGAATGCTGGCTGAAGATATAAAGGCACCTCGAAGCATTGCATGTATTACTTATAACAACTACTGTGTCCGAGAATTGCAACGTAGGCTTTTAGATCTTGGAGTCTATGATGGCGAGAGGGTCGTGATTTCTACACTCCATTCGTTCTGCCTACAACATATTGTTATTCCATATGCCAATATTTCGGGGTTCCCTATCCCAGATATATTGAATGTAGCAACCACTGAAGAGCAAAATGAGTTTTGGGCGATAGCTGTAGCAAGGGTTTTCGGGTCTAGTGAGAACCCACGAGATTTGACGTTTAGACGCGATTTATATAGACACACGCATCTTGATAGAGATAAAGACCAATGGCATGCAGATGATGAGAATATTTCTAAGAGCATTGAATTGTATGAACAAGGTTTATTGGATTCTGGCCTCATTGATTTCGATATGATGATTATTTTTGGTTTAATGCTCGTTGAGAAGTATGATTGGGTGCGTAAATGCTTAAAGGCGCGATTTCCTATTATAGTTGTTGATGAATACCAAGATTTGGGATTTGCACTTCATAGGATTGTATTATCTCTTTGTGTAAAGGCAGGGATACGACTTGTTGCTGTAGGTGATCCAGACCAGTCTATATATGGCTTTACTGGAGCAGATCCATCTTTAGTGCAAGATCTGGCAGGAAAACCAGATATTGAGCGAATACAATTAAAACTAAATTATCGTTGTGGGTCGGCGATTATTCGTGCGTCAGAAATTGCTTTGGGAGAATATAGAGGATTCAGAGCTGGAACAGAAGAATCAGGTGTTTTGTATATTCATGAGAAGCCATCAGGCTTTGATGAACAAGCCAGTTTCATATGTAAAACCATTATTCCTGATGCTATTAAACGGCGGGAGGGAAGGAGATTTGGTGATATTGCTATTCTTTACCGAGATAAGTATCATGGTGATAAAATTTCTATGGCTGTGGAGAATGAAGGATGGGATTTTATTCGGATTGATCAAGGTAATCCATATATACGAACACCTATTATCTTTTGGTTAGAGGATTGTGCGGCTTGGTGTGGTGGAGGCTGGGAGATTGGTAATCCACATCTTTCTGAATTGGTAAGAAAATGGCAAAACTTTAATTATACAGTTACTACTGATGCTGATCGACGTATTCTACGTCATAATTTGGTGAAATTTCTATATTCTCACCGAAATACGGATCAATATTTACGAGATTGGTTATCTGAATTTCGAGAAGCTTGTCTAGATTTTAGTCTTAATCGTGAGCCAAGACTTCGGGAGGAGGTTATAGCTATATCAAAGTTGGCAGGTGTTTGTGATCTTGGTTCTCGTCTAGCCGGATTTACCGTATTGGCTTTTGGAGGGCAGCGGGGTACGGGCACTCATCTTAATCTAATGACACTTCATTCTGCTAAAGGTCTAGAGTTCGATGTAGTTATACTGCCGTTTCTTGAAGAAGGTATCTTGCCAAATTATCGTGCAAAAAAAGAAAAGCAAATGCAAGAAGAGCGTCGCCTTTTCTATGTTGGTCTTACTCGTGCTAGGCATGAAGTTCACCTTCTTTATTCTGGATGGTATTCGACACCATATGGTAGGCATATTAATGGAGGCGAGTCTCGGTTTATCACCGAAGTGAGACACTTAATATCCTAG
- a CDS encoding sugar kinase: MPEIVTLGETMAVLYPPDPVRLDDTAALKIDIGGAESNLAIALCRLGLSARFISKVGGDPFGARIRSTLEREGVDTAYLLTDPAAPTGVFFREWLPDGERRVYYYRKSSAASQLAPADLTPEMFSSARLLHLTGITPALGGACAETVVRAAQLAKQAGALVSFDPNYRARLWSPAQAREALLPIMRLADIILLGHEDAAAVLGTTDEQESIAASHACGAGLVVLKLSERGAIASEGGRQVAAPAEFVESPVDPVGAGDGFNAGFLAARLRGRGLEEALRMGAHVGAACVATLGDYAGYPRIAQW; the protein is encoded by the coding sequence ATGCCTGAGATTGTCACCCTCGGCGAGACGATGGCCGTCCTCTACCCGCCCGACCCCGTGCGCCTCGACGACACCGCCGCCCTGAAGATCGACATCGGCGGGGCCGAGTCGAACCTGGCCATCGCGCTCTGCCGCCTGGGCCTGAGCGCCCGCTTTATCTCGAAGGTGGGCGGCGACCCGTTCGGGGCGCGCATCCGCAGCACCCTGGAGCGCGAGGGCGTGGACACAGCCTACCTGCTGACCGACCCCGCCGCGCCCACCGGCGTGTTCTTCCGCGAGTGGCTGCCCGACGGCGAGCGCCGCGTCTACTACTACCGCAAAAGCTCGGCGGCCAGCCAGCTCGCCCCCGCCGACCTGACGCCCGAGATGTTCAGCAGCGCACGGCTGCTGCACCTCACCGGCATCACCCCCGCGCTGGGCGGCGCGTGCGCCGAGACGGTGGTGCGGGCGGCGCAGCTGGCCAAGCAGGCGGGCGCGCTGGTCTCGTTCGACCCCAACTACCGCGCGCGGCTGTGGTCGCCCGCCCAGGCCCGCGAGGCGCTGCTGCCGATCATGCGGCTGGCCGACATCATCCTGCTGGGCCACGAGGACGCGGCGGCGGTGCTGGGGACGACCGACGAGCAGGAGAGCATCGCGGCCAGCCACGCGTGCGGCGCGGGGCTGGTGGTGCTGAAGCTCTCCGAGCGCGGCGCGATCGCCAGCGAGGGCGGGCGGCAGGTGGCGGCCCCCGCCGAGTTTGTCGAAAGCCCCGTGGACCCGGTGGGCGCGGGCGACGGCTTCAACGCGGGCTTCCTGGCCGCCCGCCTGCGCGGCAGGGGCCTGGAGGAGGCGCTGCGCATGGGGGCACACGTGGGCGCGGCCTGCGTGGCCACCCTGGGCGACTACGCGGGCTACCCGCGCATCGCGCAGTGGTGA
- the uvrC gene encoding excinuclease ABC subunit UvrC, which produces MSNLQYTSVANPELFEERMRHVPVSPGVYLWKNAQGTIIYVGKSKVLRDRMRSYLGSQRGLSGKTRRMVAQIADFEIILTSSELEALLLEMNLIKQHRPKYNILLKDDKTYPYIKVTLHEPWPRVFTTRTVLNDGARYFGPYANAGAARRLLKQLNQLFAFRPPYDCKDDKFSRHRKLGKPCMYYDIHRCLGPCVPELVSKDDYRSTIESVCRFLEGKSEQIVRDLRRRMEQAAENMEFERAAYVRDQIRDIEKLSERQQVLRTVDTDQDVIAFAREDGSAVVQVFYIRGGKLIGSEPFALQNTEDEDDQQLLGQFLTQFYDNAAEVPPNILLADHVEEPVIIAQWLQQKSGHRVELAVPRRGDKRQLIELAEQNARQKLDELRLQWMNSEQRAVASLAELRDILGLPAMPVRIECYDISNTQGTNAVGAMVVFEHGEPKKSRYRKFKIKTVQGPNDVASIQEVLRRRLKRAADASGEPAADFAPMSASQPPVAADAASPAQRAEDEAAALADDTATIEEGKLQPQRASDETWAELPDLILIDGGVGQLGGAMDVLRDLGFAHIPTVGVVKGPNRDRFDLLLPGAAELIVLDRDSPALRLVRQIDEETDRFAKDYHRSLRSKSAIRSTLDEIPGIGPRRKRELLKRFGSLDGIRNATVEELAATPGMTKKAAEELKSLL; this is translated from the coding sequence ATGTCAAATCTTCAGTATACATCGGTGGCCAACCCCGAGCTGTTCGAGGAGCGCATGCGCCACGTGCCGGTCTCGCCCGGCGTCTACCTGTGGAAGAACGCCCAGGGCACGATCATCTACGTGGGCAAATCCAAGGTGCTGCGCGACCGCATGCGCTCGTACCTCGGCTCGCAGCGCGGCCTGAGCGGCAAGACGCGGCGGATGGTGGCGCAGATCGCCGACTTCGAGATCATCCTCACCAGCAGCGAGCTAGAGGCGCTGCTGCTGGAGATGAACCTGATCAAGCAGCACCGCCCCAAGTACAACATCCTGCTGAAGGATGACAAGACCTACCCCTATATCAAGGTGACGCTGCACGAGCCGTGGCCGCGCGTGTTCACCACCCGCACCGTGCTGAACGATGGCGCGCGCTACTTCGGCCCCTACGCCAACGCGGGCGCGGCGCGGCGGCTGCTCAAGCAGCTCAACCAGCTGTTCGCCTTCCGCCCGCCCTACGACTGTAAGGACGACAAGTTCTCCCGCCACCGCAAGCTGGGCAAGCCCTGCATGTACTACGACATCCACCGCTGCCTGGGGCCGTGCGTGCCCGAGCTGGTCTCAAAAGACGACTACCGCAGCACCATCGAGTCGGTCTGCCGCTTCCTTGAGGGCAAATCTGAGCAGATCGTGCGCGACCTGCGCAGGCGCATGGAGCAGGCCGCCGAGAACATGGAGTTCGAGCGGGCCGCCTACGTGCGCGACCAGATCCGCGACATCGAGAAGCTCTCCGAGCGCCAGCAGGTGCTGCGCACGGTGGACACCGACCAGGACGTGATCGCCTTCGCCCGCGAGGATGGCTCGGCGGTGGTGCAGGTCTTCTACATTCGCGGCGGCAAGCTGATCGGCTCCGAGCCGTTCGCGCTGCAGAACACCGAGGACGAGGACGACCAGCAGCTGCTGGGCCAGTTCCTCACCCAGTTCTACGACAACGCCGCCGAGGTGCCGCCCAACATCCTGCTGGCCGACCACGTGGAGGAGCCGGTGATCATCGCGCAGTGGCTCCAGCAGAAGAGCGGCCACCGCGTGGAGCTGGCCGTGCCACGGCGCGGCGACAAGCGCCAGCTGATCGAGCTGGCCGAGCAGAACGCCCGCCAGAAGCTCGATGAGCTGCGCCTGCAGTGGATGAACTCCGAGCAGCGGGCGGTGGCCAGCCTGGCCGAGCTGCGCGACATCCTGGGCCTGCCCGCCATGCCGGTGCGGATCGAGTGCTACGACATCTCGAACACGCAGGGCACCAACGCCGTGGGCGCGATGGTGGTGTTCGAGCACGGCGAGCCGAAGAAGAGCCGCTACCGCAAGTTCAAGATCAAGACGGTGCAGGGGCCAAACGACGTGGCATCGATCCAAGAGGTGCTGCGCCGACGCCTGAAACGCGCCGCCGACGCCAGCGGCGAGCCAGCCGCCGACTTCGCGCCCATGAGCGCCAGCCAGCCGCCCGTCGCCGCCGACGCGGCCAGCCCGGCCCAGCGCGCCGAGGACGAAGCCGCCGCCCTAGCCGACGACACCGCCACCATCGAGGAGGGCAAGCTCCAGCCCCAGCGCGCCAGCGACGAGACCTGGGCCGAGCTGCCCGACCTCATCCTGATCGACGGCGGCGTGGGCCAGCTGGGCGGGGCCATGGATGTGCTGCGCGACCTGGGGTTCGCCCACATCCCCACCGTGGGCGTGGTGAAGGGGCCGAACCGCGACCGCTTCGACCTGCTGCTGCCGGGGGCCGCCGAGCTGATCGTGCTCGACCGCGACAGCCCGGCGCTGCGGCTGGTGCGCCAGATCGACGAGGAGACCGACCGCTTCGCCAAAGACTACCACCGCTCGCTGCGCAGCAAGTCGGCCATCCGCTCGACGCTGGACGAGATCCCGGGGATCGGCCCGCGCCGCAAGCGCGAGCTGCTCAAGCGCTTCGGGTCGCTGGATGGTATCCGCAACGCCACCGTGGAGGAGCTGGCCGCGACGCCGGGCATGACCAAGAAGGCCGCCGAGGAGCTGAAATCGCTGCTCTGA
- a CDS encoding ABC transporter permease, translating to MGRYLIQRVLSIIPTLLAMTLITFAVMHAIPGSPFDPSTRGGNDLPPEVIARIEASYGLDRPLPLQYLSFIGGALRGDFGYSFASRSRTVAELLGETFPISLHLGLMAFALALALGIPLGILAAARQGGMVDHLVRLLTMLGIAMPSFVISVLLILLFALVLRVLPAASVHWEDPRAWLLPTASLALGPLAIFARYTRAAMLDELSSDYVRTARAKGLRESSILYGHVLKAALMPVITVAGPIFASIATGSFLVETIFSVPGMGRFFVSSIFAKDYPVIMALVLIYGMFLAFSNLVVDALYTVADPRAQGAIFSAKGGA from the coding sequence ATGGGAAGATACCTTATCCAGCGGGTGCTCTCGATCATCCCCACACTCCTCGCGATGACGCTGATAACCTTTGCGGTGATGCACGCCATTCCCGGCAGCCCCTTCGACCCATCCACACGCGGCGGCAACGACCTCCCGCCCGAGGTGATCGCCCGCATCGAGGCCAGCTATGGGCTTGACCGCCCGCTGCCCCTGCAGTACCTGAGCTTTATCGGCGGCGCGCTGCGCGGCGACTTCGGCTACTCGTTCGCCAGCCGCTCGCGCACGGTGGCCGAGCTGCTGGGCGAGACCTTCCCGATCTCGCTGCACCTAGGCCTGATGGCCTTCGCGCTGGCGCTGGCGCTGGGCATCCCGCTGGGCATTCTGGCCGCCGCGCGCCAGGGCGGCATGGTCGACCACCTAGTGCGCCTGCTGACCATGCTGGGCATCGCCATGCCCAGCTTTGTGATCAGCGTGCTGCTCATCCTGCTGTTCGCGCTGGTGCTGCGGGTGTTGCCCGCCGCCAGTGTGCACTGGGAAGACCCGCGTGCCTGGCTGCTGCCCACGGCCTCGCTGGCGCTGGGGCCGCTGGCGATCTTCGCGCGCTACACCCGCGCCGCCATGCTCGACGAGCTTTCCAGCGACTATGTGCGCACCGCCCGCGCCAAGGGCCTGCGCGAGTCCTCCATCCTCTACGGCCATGTGCTGAAGGCCGCGCTGATGCCGGTGATCACGGTTGCCGGGCCGATCTTCGCCTCGATCGCCACCGGCTCGTTTCTGGTGGAGACGATCTTCAGCGTGCCGGGCATGGGCCGCTTCTTCGTCAGCAGCATCTTCGCAAAAGACTACCCCGTGATCATGGCGCTGGTGCTGATCTACGGCATGTTCCTGGCCTTTTCAAATCTGGTGGTGGATGCGCTCTACACCGTAGCTGACCCGCGTGCGCAGGGGGCGATCTTCTCGGCCAAGGGAGGGGCGTGA
- a CDS encoding ABC transporter permease, with translation MSIEHKLSRAVPLAPPVAQQPVRRRAPRTFWGDVARRFWARKPAVAGAAFVLLALALAALAPLVAPRGYAAQDYEHLRSFPSALYWLGTDTAGRDLWARIVYGARVSLLVGLVVQAVAVLVGVPLGLIAGFCGGRVDALIMRVVDTFYAFPSLLFAILMMSWLGSGLQNVVIALSLTSWLTICRLVRAQTLSIREREFVTAAHAVGVPVGRILWAHIFPSTFSAIITSVTFGIPQAILAEATLSFIGIGINPPMPSWGQMVSDNILYIRSAWHLAVFPAAALGLTMLAFTALGDGLRDAFDPRDRN, from the coding sequence ATGAGCATCGAGCATAAGCTTTCGCGCGCGGTGCCGCTTGCGCCGCCTGTAGCGCAGCAGCCTGTGCGGCGGCGCGCGCCGCGCACCTTCTGGGGCGATGTGGCGCGGCGCTTCTGGGCGCGCAAGCCTGCGGTGGCCGGGGCGGCGTTTGTGCTGCTGGCCCTGGCGCTGGCCGCGCTCGCGCCGCTGGTGGCCCCGCGCGGGTACGCTGCGCAGGACTACGAGCACCTGCGCAGCTTCCCCAGCGCGCTGTACTGGCTGGGCACCGACACGGCGGGCCGCGACCTGTGGGCCAGGATCGTGTACGGGGCGCGGGTCTCGCTGCTGGTGGGGCTGGTGGTGCAGGCGGTGGCGGTGCTGGTGGGCGTGCCGCTGGGCCTGATCGCCGGGTTCTGCGGCGGGCGCGTGGATGCGCTGATCATGCGCGTGGTCGATACCTTCTACGCCTTCCCAAGCCTGCTGTTCGCCATCCTGATGATGAGCTGGCTCGGCTCGGGCCTGCAGAATGTGGTGATCGCGCTCAGCCTGACCAGCTGGCTGACGATCTGCCGCCTGGTGCGCGCCCAGACGCTCAGCATCCGCGAGCGTGAGTTTGTGACGGCGGCCCACGCGGTGGGCGTGCCGGTGGGCCGCATCCTGTGGGCGCATATTTTCCCAAGCACCTTCTCGGCCATCATTACCTCGGTGACGTTTGGCATCCCGCAGGCCATCCTGGCCGAGGCGACGCTGAGCTTCATCGGCATCGGCATCAACCCGCCCATGCCCAGCTGGGGCCAGATGGTGAGCGACAACATCCTGTACATCCGCTCGGCGTGGCACCTGGCGGTATTCCCCGCCGCGGCGCTGGGCCTGACCATGCTGGCCTTCACCGCTCTGGGCGACGGCCTGCGCGACGCCTTCGACCCCCGCGATAGGAACTAG
- a CDS encoding peptide ABC transporter substrate-binding protein, which yields MARKTTEWLGDGEQRRLFVERVAETSARAGVSRRQFLTALGLGGASAILAACGAASGSPAAELTAEPSGAAGATEGAGPAATAQSAVVGTTGKAAPDDQQVFRIAFATDPASHDFNKDLYCGGESSLFAGLTTLSADYEPQPYAAESWSVSPDGTVYTFKLNPKGKWTNGEPVTAKDFVYSFLRQLNPETAASYAAILYDIKGAQEWNTGKGGSADGVGIRAVDDTTLEITLKGPREYFPLLVGYASALPAHQATVEKFGDKWTEAEHIVSNGPFKLIRWDHNKELEFERYEDFALAEKPKLKRVLASIIPNNAGLLPYESDQIDYRNDQGIPATEIERLQHDPELSKQLVSVRRPATAFLSPEVNKPPFDQLGVRQALQHAIDRETILKVIYGLGEPAYSLVSQDQPYAIDPKAHPEFASAYTFDPELAKSKLKGTPYEGGKNWPEVTLTLRPVGPTGKLAAEVIQQQLAQNLGLTVKVESPEDSKVFMADLYAGKQQFVFYIWYTDYPDPSNHYNAIWYGQSARRRFAWKSDAFDKLLDAAAGEQDKAKRADLYIQAERLMVQDAAYIPLYYASAVNVFKPYVQGLLSGKSGLPVTDGSVYRNMKRYLYIAEH from the coding sequence ATGGCACGGAAGACCACCGAGTGGCTGGGTGATGGCGAGCAGCGCAGGCTGTTTGTGGAGCGGGTCGCCGAGACATCGGCGCGGGCGGGCGTCAGCCGCCGCCAGTTTCTGACGGCGCTGGGCCTGGGCGGGGCATCGGCCATTCTGGCGGCGTGCGGGGCGGCGAGCGGCTCGCCTGCCGCCGAGTTGACGGCGGAGCCTAGCGGCGCGGCGGGCGCGACCGAGGGCGCTGGGCCAGCGGCCACCGCCCAGAGCGCGGTGGTGGGCACCACCGGCAAGGCCGCGCCGGATGACCAGCAGGTGTTCCGAATCGCCTTCGCCACTGACCCAGCCAGCCACGACTTCAACAAAGATCTCTACTGCGGAGGCGAGTCGTCGCTGTTTGCAGGCCTCACCACGCTCTCGGCGGACTACGAGCCGCAGCCCTACGCGGCGGAGAGCTGGAGCGTCTCGCCCGATGGCACCGTCTACACCTTCAAGCTGAACCCCAAGGGCAAATGGACCAACGGCGAGCCGGTGACGGCCAAGGATTTTGTCTACAGCTTCCTGCGCCAGCTGAACCCCGAGACGGCGGCCAGCTACGCGGCCATTCTCTACGACATCAAGGGCGCGCAGGAGTGGAACACCGGCAAGGGCGGCAGCGCCGACGGCGTGGGCATCAGGGCGGTGGATGACACCACGCTGGAGATCACGCTGAAGGGGCCGCGCGAGTACTTCCCGCTGCTGGTGGGCTACGCATCCGCGCTGCCCGCGCACCAGGCCACGGTCGAGAAGTTTGGCGACAAATGGACCGAGGCCGAGCATATTGTGAGCAACGGGCCATTCAAGCTGATTCGTTGGGATCACAATAAAGAGCTGGAGTTTGAGCGCTACGAGGATTTCGCGCTGGCCGAGAAGCCCAAGCTGAAGCGCGTGCTGGCCTCGATCATCCCCAACAACGCAGGCCTGCTGCCCTATGAGAGCGACCAGATCGACTATCGCAACGACCAGGGCATCCCCGCCACCGAGATCGAGCGCCTACAGCATGACCCCGAGCTGAGCAAGCAGCTGGTGAGCGTGCGCCGACCGGCCACCGCCTTCCTCTCGCCCGAGGTGAACAAGCCGCCCTTCGACCAGCTGGGTGTGCGCCAGGCGCTGCAGCACGCCATCGACCGCGAGACTATCTTGAAGGTGATCTACGGCCTGGGCGAGCCTGCCTACAGTCTGGTGTCGCAGGATCAGCCCTACGCCATCGACCCCAAGGCACACCCCGAGTTTGCCAGCGCCTACACCTTCGACCCCGAGCTGGCCAAGAGCAAGCTGAAGGGCACGCCCTACGAGGGCGGCAAGAACTGGCCCGAGGTGACGCTGACGCTGCGGCCCGTCGGCCCCACCGGCAAGCTGGCCGCCGAGGTCATCCAGCAGCAGCTGGCCCAGAACCTCGGCCTGACGGTAAAGGTCGAAAGCCCCGAGGACAGCAAGGTGTTCATGGCCGACCTCTACGCGGGCAAGCAGCAGTTTGTCTTCTACATCTGGTATACCGACTACCCCGACCCCAGCAACCACTACAACGCCATCTGGTACGGGCAGTCGGCGCGCCGCCGCTTCGCCTGGAAGAGCGACGCCTTCGACAAGCTGCTGGATGCGGCGGCGGGCGAGCAGGACAAGGCCAAGCGCGCCGATCTCTACATCCAGGCCGAGCGGCTGATGGTGCAGGATGCGGCCTACATCCCGCTGTACTACGCCAGCGCGGTCAACGTGTTCAAGCCGTATGTGCAGGGCCTGCTCAGCGGCAAGTCGGGTCTGCCCGTCACCGACGGCAGTGTCTACCGCAACATGAAGCGCTACCTCTACATCGCCGAGCACTAG